The proteins below are encoded in one region of Syngnathus acus chromosome 2, fSynAcu1.2, whole genome shotgun sequence:
- the arhgap1 gene encoding rho GTPase-activating protein 1 isoform X2: MSSELLVDLSEDPTTAQLGHLKLATLEDQQWPTDESTLKTDISQQFDASSPHLPWDHPYYDIARHQIIEVAGDDNFGRKVIVFNACRMPPQHELDHHKLLMYLKGTLDQYVESDYTLIYFHHGLTSENKPSLSWLRDAYREFDRKYKKNIKALYIVHPTMFIKTLLILFKPIISFKFGRKINYVSYLSELEDVVKCEQLIIPARVKEYDNKLRASLKPSSLPPMSPPRSPPLPNQVFGVPLELLRKRNPDGDAVPVVMRDTISFLSEQGLEIEGIFRRSANVTLVKEVQLRYNSGETVNFKEMEDVHLAAVILKTFLRELPEPLLTFQLYNDIVNFASVPSDSQVTVMKTLVESLPEENYATLRYLITFLAQVTVNSEVNKMTNSNLAVVFGPNLLWGRDNAMSLSAIGPINNFTRCLLDQQHLVFT, translated from the exons ATGTCTTCGGAGCTGCTTGTGGATTTGAGCGAGGACCCGACGACGGCACAACTGGGCCACCTCAAGCTGGCCACTTTAGAGGACCAGCAGTGGCCGACGGATGAATCGACTCTCA AGACTGACATCTCTCAGCAGTTTGATGCCAGTTCCCCCCACCTACCCTGGGACCATCCCTACTATGACATCGCCCGGCATCAAATCATCGAAGTCGCCG GCGACGACAACTTTGGCAGAAAAGTGATTGTCTTTAACGCGTGCAGGATGCCCCCCCAGCACGAACTGGACCATCACAAGCTGCTGAT GTACCTGAAAGGAACATTGGACCAGTATGTTGAAAGCGACTACACCCTGATCTACTTCCACCACGGGCTGACCAGCGAGAACAAGCCgtctctcagctggctgcGAGATGCTTACAGGGAGTTTGACAGGAA GTATAAGAAGAATATCAAAGCCTTGTATATTGTCCATCCCACCATGTTCATAAAGACCCTGTTGATCCTCTTCAAACCCATCATCAG TTTTAAGTTTGGGAGGAAAATCAACTACGTGAGCTATCTGAGTGAGCTGGAGGACGTGGTCAAGTGTGAGCAGCTCATCATTCCAGCCCGTGTCAAAGA ATACGACAACAAGTTGAGAGCCTCCCTGAAGCCAAGCTCACTGCCTCCTATGTCCCCTCCTCGGAGTCCTCCTCTCCCCAACCAGGTCTTTGGGGTCCCCCTTGAATT GTTACGAAAGAGAAATCCAGACGGAGACGCGGTTCCTGTGGTGATGAGAGACACAATCAGCTTCCTTTCAGAGCAAG GTCTGGAGATTGAGGGAATCTTCCGACGTTCCGCCAATGTGACTTTGGTGAAGGAGGTTCAACTCCGATATAATTCAG GCGAAACGGTCAACTTCAAAGAGATGGAAGATGTCCATTTGGCGGCCGTGATCTTGAAGACGTTTCTGCGAGAACTGCCCGAGCCACTGCTGACCTTCCAGCTCTATAATGACATAGTCAATTTTGCCT CTGTGCCCAGTGACAGTCAGGTGACCGTCATGAAGACGCTGGTGGAGTCACTGCCAGAGGAGAACTACGCCACACTCAGATACCTAATCACATTCCTGGCACAG GTAACAGTCAACAGCGAAGTGAATAAGATGACCAACAGCAACCTAGCTGTGGTTTTTGGGCCCAACCTGCTCTGGGGGCGGGACAACGCCATGTCACTCAGCGCCATTGGACCAATCAACAACTTCACCCGATGCCTGTTGGACCAGCAGCACTTGGTCTTTACCTAA
- the arhgap1 gene encoding rho GTPase-activating protein 1 isoform X1 has product MSSELLVDLSEDPTTAQLGHLKLATLEDQQWPTDESTLSKSETDISQQFDASSPHLPWDHPYYDIARHQIIEVAGDDNFGRKVIVFNACRMPPQHELDHHKLLMYLKGTLDQYVESDYTLIYFHHGLTSENKPSLSWLRDAYREFDRKYKKNIKALYIVHPTMFIKTLLILFKPIISFKFGRKINYVSYLSELEDVVKCEQLIIPARVKEYDNKLRASLKPSSLPPMSPPRSPPLPNQVFGVPLELLRKRNPDGDAVPVVMRDTISFLSEQGLEIEGIFRRSANVTLVKEVQLRYNSGETVNFKEMEDVHLAAVILKTFLRELPEPLLTFQLYNDIVNFASVPSDSQVTVMKTLVESLPEENYATLRYLITFLAQVTVNSEVNKMTNSNLAVVFGPNLLWGRDNAMSLSAIGPINNFTRCLLDQQHLVFT; this is encoded by the exons ATGTCTTCGGAGCTGCTTGTGGATTTGAGCGAGGACCCGACGACGGCACAACTGGGCCACCTCAAGCTGGCCACTTTAGAGGACCAGCAGTGGCCGACGGATGAATCGACTCTCAGCAAGTCAG AGACTGACATCTCTCAGCAGTTTGATGCCAGTTCCCCCCACCTACCCTGGGACCATCCCTACTATGACATCGCCCGGCATCAAATCATCGAAGTCGCCG GCGACGACAACTTTGGCAGAAAAGTGATTGTCTTTAACGCGTGCAGGATGCCCCCCCAGCACGAACTGGACCATCACAAGCTGCTGAT GTACCTGAAAGGAACATTGGACCAGTATGTTGAAAGCGACTACACCCTGATCTACTTCCACCACGGGCTGACCAGCGAGAACAAGCCgtctctcagctggctgcGAGATGCTTACAGGGAGTTTGACAGGAA GTATAAGAAGAATATCAAAGCCTTGTATATTGTCCATCCCACCATGTTCATAAAGACCCTGTTGATCCTCTTCAAACCCATCATCAG TTTTAAGTTTGGGAGGAAAATCAACTACGTGAGCTATCTGAGTGAGCTGGAGGACGTGGTCAAGTGTGAGCAGCTCATCATTCCAGCCCGTGTCAAAGA ATACGACAACAAGTTGAGAGCCTCCCTGAAGCCAAGCTCACTGCCTCCTATGTCCCCTCCTCGGAGTCCTCCTCTCCCCAACCAGGTCTTTGGGGTCCCCCTTGAATT GTTACGAAAGAGAAATCCAGACGGAGACGCGGTTCCTGTGGTGATGAGAGACACAATCAGCTTCCTTTCAGAGCAAG GTCTGGAGATTGAGGGAATCTTCCGACGTTCCGCCAATGTGACTTTGGTGAAGGAGGTTCAACTCCGATATAATTCAG GCGAAACGGTCAACTTCAAAGAGATGGAAGATGTCCATTTGGCGGCCGTGATCTTGAAGACGTTTCTGCGAGAACTGCCCGAGCCACTGCTGACCTTCCAGCTCTATAATGACATAGTCAATTTTGCCT CTGTGCCCAGTGACAGTCAGGTGACCGTCATGAAGACGCTGGTGGAGTCACTGCCAGAGGAGAACTACGCCACACTCAGATACCTAATCACATTCCTGGCACAG GTAACAGTCAACAGCGAAGTGAATAAGATGACCAACAGCAACCTAGCTGTGGTTTTTGGGCCCAACCTGCTCTGGGGGCGGGACAACGCCATGTCACTCAGCGCCATTGGACCAATCAACAACTTCACCCGATGCCTGTTGGACCAGCAGCACTTGGTCTTTACCTAA